ATACACGAAGGCGATGAACGTTTCATATCTCGACGTAAACGGCAAAGCGTGTACGCCGCTCATGGGCTGCTACGGCATCGGCGTCGACCGCACACTCGCGTCGATCATCGAAGAGCACCACGACGATAAAGGCATCATCTGGACGATGAGCACCGCGCCTTACCACGTCGCGATCGTGCCGATAAAATACGAAGGCCGCATGAAAGAAGTGTCCGACGGCATTTACGATGCGCTTATGAAAGCGGGCGTCGAAGTGCTGCTCGACGACAGGAACGAACGGCCGGGCGTCAAATTCGCCGATATGGATTTGATCGGCATACCGGTGCGTATCGTCGTCGGTGAAAAAAATCTTCCGAATGTGGAGATAAAAGAACGCTCGGCGAGTGAAGCGTCCCTCGTTCCCGCCGGCGATGCGGCGAAGCAGGCGGAAAAGATCGTGCGGGATGCGCTCAGTGCGCTCAATGCTTAAAATTCAATATAAAATCCGTAGGGTATAAAAGGGGAGGGATGACCGTAATGCAACCGATAAAAAAAATTAATAATCATTATAAGGCGATCGCCTGTGCGGCGCTTTTTTTGTGTATGAGAGCGGCGAACGCGCTTCCGGGGTTTACGCCGTACATCGAAGACGCGTCGGGCGAATACGTGTATTACGAAGATAAAACTTTTACGCGGAAATCTTACGTCGGCTTTCTCCGCTACGACGAAGCGACGTACGCTGCGCGCTATTATGCGCCGAAAACGGATAAAGACGCGCCGCTTTCCGTAACGATTTTTGTAACGCTCGATCCCGCATCCGATCACATGGAGATTACCGGCGAAAAGCAGATCGCATCCGGTTCTCCGCGCGACGGCGAAATCGTCAATTATCTTGAAGATATGATGTATACGCTGAATGCACACCGTATCAAAGCCGGCAGCATCGTTCGTGAACGCGAGCGGATCGTACCCGACGACATTATGCAGTTCGGCGGCGATGTCGTCGTCGAATACGATTACCTCATTCCGCTTTTCAATGTCGCGCGCATCGCAAAGGGAAGCGATATGTCGATCCTCTTCGACGTCGTAAGCGTCGGAAAGCTTGCGTCTTCGAGCGATGCGGCGTTTTCGAATTTTACGGGCTTTCCCGAATCCTACGCGGATAAAAAAAAGTCCGCGCCGCGAAAAAAAACCGCGGTAAAAAAAACGACGCTCTCGTTTGACGGGCAAAAACTTGACGCCGACGAAGACTGGGTGCAAAAGATGGACAATATGTGGATGCTCGGAAACGATGCGGTCATTTCCATGGCATCTCTTCCGAAACTTGCGGAAACTTCGCATCGTGCGGAAGCTCTCATGATCCGGCGCCTGCTCGAAGGAAACGGTACGTCTTATGCCGATTGGAGACGCGCTTCCGTGCGGAACGCTGCGGGAAGCTATACGCTCGGCGCGGTCTTTTACGATGCCGAAAAAAAACGGGCGACGCGCATCGTCAGAAAATTGACAAAAAAAGCCGACGGTTCGTACGCGTTTTTTACGATGAGCGTTTTCGAAGACGCGTACGCGGCGAACAAATCGTATTTCGAGGGCATCGCCGGTTCTTATACCGCCGTACAGTGATTGTATCGCCTGAATGTCCGATTTTGAAATTCGGCATTCAGGCTGATTAACCCGAATTTCGAGTTTGCCAGAACTCGAAATTTTCCAACCGTTTCGTACATCAATGCATGTTGAGTTCGAAAACAAATAAAATGATGCGGAGGCAAGGTTCCGGCTGCGTGCCGTTTCGAGCGTTAGGCTCACGGAAGCCTGTCTTAAAAGCTCGACTGCGGCTAAGCAGACGGGTTCTTGCCGAAAGCATACTTTTATTTTGAAATGCTTTCAGAACTCGGCATTCAGGCTGATTAACCCGAATTTCGAGTTTGCCAGAACTCGAAATTTTCCAACCGTTTCGTACATCAATGCATGCTGAGTTCGAAAACAAATAAAATGATGCGGAGGCAAGGTTCCGGCTGCGTGCCGTTTCGAGCGTTAGGCTCACGGAAGCCTGACTTAAAAGCTCGACTGCGGCTAAGCAGACGGGTTCTTGCCGAAAGCATACTTTTATTTTGAAATGCTTTCAGAACTCGGCATTCAGGCTGATTAATAATTTTATTGAAAGCTCGAACGCGACAGCGGAGAGCCTATCCACGTGCCTTCGCTTCCGAGATAATCTTCGCGCTGTCCTTCGATGATAAACTGCACGCTGTTGACGGTGCTGAACGAAGTCGCCGTGTAGACAATCTGCATGAGCTGTGCGAGGTAGCCCTGCACGCCGACGCTGTTGAACGAAAAGGCTTCGTTGAAATTGAGCGTTGCGATACCGTTTTTTACCGAAGCACCGAGAAGCCGTGTGCCTGAAGGGATCAACGTCATCGTGTTGCGCGCTCTTTCTTCCGCGCTCGGGCCGGCTAAAAGTGAGTTCAGCGTATCGGTGAGCGGAGAATCCGACTTCGGCAGTTTGCGCGTTACGATTTGGCGGCTCACCGATCCGTCGGATCCGATGACGACGAAGCAGAGCGGCACGTTTATCGTCGTCGCAGGCTGGGGTGCGCTTTTCGGACTTTGCGTTTTGTCGGTGTGCCGTGTATCCGTTTTCGGTTTTTCTGCAGGCTTCGCTTCGGTGCCCCGAGTGTCAGTTTTCGGCTTTTCAGCAGGTTTTGTTTCACCGTTTTTTTCGGCATTCGACCGATCGGCAGGTTTTTGCGCGTCGGGTATTGAAGTCGGTTTTTGTGCAATGTTTTCGTTTTGCTTTGTAACGCTCGACCGGTTATTTTCGGTGACGGACGACTCTGTCGAATTCGCTTCGGGTAAAATATCTATTTGAAATGCGTCGTCACCGCTTTTCGGATTTTGTTTTTGTTCGTGGTTTTGGACGAACTCAGGAGTCTTTCCGAACACGCGGCCGAAAAAATCGGTGTTTTGCAGATTTGAAAGTATGGTATCTTTTTTAACAAAAAAGAATACGAGCAGAATGAGCGCGACGAGGAGCCAGCACGCAAATGCAAATCCCGTATTCTTCTTTTTTGTATTCCGTTCAGCCATATCTACAGTATCGGTAGCATTTGCCCGCACTATTAGGGCGAATGTCAAGTTTCGAAACTATCAGCGGATAACGCTATGTTTCCGGCGAGGACGGCTACGGTACAATTGTCCGTAAGCGTGTACAAGTGCGGCTCTCACAGCGGACGCCCCGCTTACGCTCCGGTTGTGCTTTTAAGCGAGGCTTCCGCAAGCTGAACGCACAAAGTCGCACGCGGGTCTCCCGCTGTTGCGCCGCATCGTGTACGCTTGCAGCCGTTTCGGCACGCAGCCGAAACCTCGCCTTCGTATACTGTTATTCGTTTTCAAAACTTGCCATCCAATTGATGCACGAAACGGTTGGAAAAATTCGAGTTTTAGAAAACTCGAATTTTAACCTATTAGGGCGAATGCAGGGCAACCGTACCGAAACTATATTCGCTGAAAATATCGCATTTTTAAAGGTACCTCCAAAAAGTGCGGTTTTTAGAGGTTCCCTAATGAAAAGAAACGGCAGTTCTCCCGGCAGCAGCCCTGCCGTTTCGTGTGATTCGTCAGCCGGCCAAATATTCGTTTATGCTCGCCGCCGCTTTTCTGCCTTCGCCCATGGCGAGGATGACCGTCGCCGCTCCGAGCACGATGTCGCCGCCCGCCCACACTTTCGTTTTGCTCGTAGCCTGTTTATCGTCGACGACGATGTGACCGTGTTTATCCGCATCGAGGCCGGGCGTCGTCCGAACGAGCAGGGGATTGCTGCCGTTACCGAGGGCGACGATGACCGCATCGCACGGGATTTCGTGTTCGCTTCCGGGAATCGCGACGGGTCTCCGCCTGCCCGATGCGTCGGGTTCGCCGAGTTCGTATCGCAGCGCTTTGATGCCGCGCACGCGGCCGTTCAGCGCTCTGTCTTCGCTTTCGATGCCGAGCACTTCGATCGGGTTTTCGAGGAAGCGGAATTCGACGCCCTCTTCTTCCGCGTGGCCGACTTCTTCTTTTCGCGCGGGCATTTCATCGCGCGTTCTGCGGTACACGATGCTGACGTGTTCCGCGCCGAGCCGGAGCGCCATGCGCGCGGCGTCCATCGCGACGTTTCCGCCGCCCACGACGATGACGTTTTTCGCTTCGTAATACGGCGTGTCGGCAGTACCCTTCATATACGCTTTCATCAAATTGGCACGCGAAAGGTATTCGTTCGCGCTGAATACGCCGATGAGATTTTCTCCCGGAATATTGAGGAATTTCGGAAGTCCCGCGCCCGTGCCGATAAAGGCGGCGTCGAAGCCCTTTTCCGTCAAAAGCTGATCGAGTGTGTCGGTGCGTCCGACGAGAAAGTTCATTTCGAATTTGACGCCCATCTTTTTCAGATTGTCGACTTCCTTTGCGACGATGTCTTTCGGAAGACGGAATTCGGGAATACCGTAAAGCATGACGCCGCCGGCTTTGTGGAACGCGTCGAATACGGTAACGTCGTGACCCGCTCTCGCGCAGTCGGCCGCGACCGTGAGCCCTGCAGGCCCAGATCCGACGACGGCGACTTTTTTACCCGTCGCTTTTGCGACCGTCGGCAGCGTCGTTTTATTGTTCGTGCGTTCCCAATCCGCGACGAATCGTTCGAGCCGTCCGATCGAAACCGCTTTATCGACCGTTTTGTGAATCTTTCCGACCGTACATTCCTGTTGACACTGCTTTTCCTGCGGGCACACGCGGCCGCAGATCGCCGGCAAAAGGTTCGTCAGTTTAATCGTGTCGATCGCCGATTTGAAGTCCCCCTTTTGGATTTCCGCGATGAACTGCGGAATCGCGATGCCGACGGGGCAGCCTGCGACACAGGGTTCGTTTTTGCATTGGAGACAGCGGTTCGCTTCGTTGATCGCCATCTCTTTCGTATAGCCGAGCGCGACTTCGCCCATTTCGTGCGCACGTTTTTTCGGATCCGCGACCGGCATTTCCTGAAGCGGGATCGCCATGCGGTCTTTCGGAGAAAGCGGAGCGGTTTTTATCTTCCGTTCGATTTCGTCGAATTCCTTTTTCGCCTGCGCTTCCAATTCATTTGCTGAAATATATTCCGTCATGATTATCGTCCTTTGTAATATTGTCCTCTATAAAACTTTTGCAGGAAGTTATCAGATTCAATTTCGCCCTGTTAAAATTATGCTTGCGCTTTTTGCTCGAGCACGCTTTCCAGTTTGCATTTATGGAACTCTTCCTGTTCCTGCGTTTTGAACGTGCCCATGCGCATCATCATATTGTCCCAATCGACTTTATGCGCATCGAAATCCGGTCCGTCGACGCACACGAATTTCGTTTCGTCGCCGACCGTAACGCGGCAGCCGCCGCACATACCGGTACCGTCGATCATAATCGTATTGAGCGACACCACCGTCGGAATATTGTATTTTTCCGTCGTCTTTGCAGCGAACTTCATCATGATGGGAGGCCCGATAGCGATGACTTCCGCAGGCGGCGTTTGGGATTTGCAGAGCTCATCGAGCGGCACCGTGACGAGCCCCTGCCTGCCCGCGCTTCCGTCGTCGGTCATGACGATAACTTCGTCCGCAACCTTTTTCATCTCATCGACGAAGATGAGCAAATCCTTGTTTCTCGCGCCGATGATCATAATCACTTTATTGCCGACCGCTTTCAGCGCCTGCACGATCGGATAACACGGTGCGACTCCGAAACCGCCGCCTACGACGACGACCGGCCCGTCGCGCTTTTCGATAACCGACGGATTTCCGAGCGGGCCCAGCACCGCAGCGATGGAATCCCCCGTCTTTTTTTGCGCGAGTTTATACGTCGTCGCTCCGACCGCCTGAAAGACGAGCACGACCCAGCCTTCTTCCGCATTCGCATCCGCGATCGTCAGCGGAACGCGTTCTCCGTAATCCTCGTCGAGCTGCACGATGACGAATTGCCCCGCTTTGCGGTTGCGCGCAATTTCGGGAGCTTCGAATTTCATGTAGTAGACGCCGGCGGAAATTTCTCTCTTTTCAAGAATTTTGAACATAGCATACCTTCGATAGAATAGATATCCGTTATTGTATAGGAAAGGGGAAAAAAAGTAAATCGAATTAAAGTTTTTAAAAATTATTTATCGAGTAAGATCTTTTCGGGATTTAAGGGGGAAAGCCTTCCCCTCGCGCGCACTCCGTTGCGCGCTGCCCCTTCCGGCGGGGACACCCCGCAACGCCCCGTCCGCCGTACGGCTGTATACCGTCACAAAAATTTCTCCGAAAAAACTCCGAAATCGTAACATTTCCGCGATTTATATAGCAAATATGTGTGCTTACGCGCACGGATGCGGCATCTTCGGAAGTTAATACTTCCTGCAATGCCGCATTTTAAGGAAGGTCTTATGACAAAACACAATCGTCGGTACAAAGATTCGGTTTTCGTCGACTTTTTCGGCGAAGATAAAAATGCAAAAGCGAACTTTCTCTCACTCTACAACGCGCTCCACGATACTCACCTTGACGCACCTACGGAGCTCAAGGCGCTCCGCCTTGAACAGGTCATGTATATGGCTTTTCGGAACGACGTCGCCTATCTCATAGACGGCAAAATCATCGCCCTGACAGAACATCAATCCACAATCAACGCGAATATGCCGTTGCGATTTCTGCAGTATGCCGCGCGCCTCTATGAGCGCATCCAAAACCCGCGCGACCGTTATCTCAGGCGCCTGAAAAAAATCCCTACACCTGAGTTTTACATGTTCTATAACGGAGAAGAAGATTACCCTGAAAGCACGACCCTCCGTCTTTCCGATGCCTTTATGACGATACCCGA
This Treponema socranskii subsp. buccale DNA region includes the following protein-coding sequences:
- a CDS encoding GerMN domain-containing protein yields the protein MAERNTKKKNTGFAFACWLLVALILLVFFFVKKDTILSNLQNTDFFGRVFGKTPEFVQNHEQKQNPKSGDDAFQIDILPEANSTESSVTENNRSSVTKQNENIAQKPTSIPDAQKPADRSNAEKNGETKPAEKPKTDTRGTEAKPAEKPKTDTRHTDKTQSPKSAPQPATTINVPLCFVVIGSDGSVSRQIVTRKLPKSDSPLTDTLNSLLAGPSAEERARNTMTLIPSGTRLLGASVKNGIATLNFNEAFSFNSVGVQGYLAQLMQIVYTATSFSTVNSVQFIIEGQREDYLGSEGTWIGSPLSRSSFQ
- the gltA gene encoding NADPH-dependent glutamate synthase; this encodes MTEYISANELEAQAKKEFDEIERKIKTAPLSPKDRMAIPLQEMPVADPKKRAHEMGEVALGYTKEMAINEANRCLQCKNEPCVAGCPVGIAIPQFIAEIQKGDFKSAIDTIKLTNLLPAICGRVCPQEKQCQQECTVGKIHKTVDKAVSIGRLERFVADWERTNNKTTLPTVAKATGKKVAVVGSGPAGLTVAADCARAGHDVTVFDAFHKAGGVMLYGIPEFRLPKDIVAKEVDNLKKMGVKFEMNFLVGRTDTLDQLLTEKGFDAAFIGTGAGLPKFLNIPGENLIGVFSANEYLSRANLMKAYMKGTADTPYYEAKNVIVVGGGNVAMDAARMALRLGAEHVSIVYRRTRDEMPARKEEVGHAEEEGVEFRFLENPIEVLGIESEDRALNGRVRGIKALRYELGEPDASGRRRPVAIPGSEHEIPCDAVIVALGNGSNPLLVRTTPGLDADKHGHIVVDDKQATSKTKVWAGGDIVLGAATVILAMGEGRKAAASINEYLAG
- a CDS encoding sulfide/dihydroorotate dehydrogenase-like FAD/NAD-binding protein translates to MFKILEKREISAGVYYMKFEAPEIARNRKAGQFVIVQLDEDYGERVPLTIADANAEEGWVVLVFQAVGATTYKLAQKKTGDSIAAVLGPLGNPSVIEKRDGPVVVVGGGFGVAPCYPIVQALKAVGNKVIMIIGARNKDLLIFVDEMKKVADEVIVMTDDGSAGRQGLVTVPLDELCKSQTPPAEVIAIGPPIMMKFAAKTTEKYNIPTVVSLNTIMIDGTGMCGGCRVTVGDETKFVCVDGPDFDAHKVDWDNMMMRMGTFKTQEQEEFHKCKLESVLEQKAQA